A region of the Mycobacterium sp. NBC_00419 genome:
CGTCGGTAAGGCCCACAACGTTTCGTTGATCTCGCCGGACTCCCCGTCGCTGCAGGCGATGAAACGGATGGGCAAGGTGTTCGAGGAGTACGACTCGGACAGCATGGCGATGATCGTGCTCGAAGGCGATCAGCCCCTCGGGCCGCAAGCCCATCAGTACTACGACACCCTGGTCCGCAAACTGGTCGCCGACACCAAGCACGTACAGCACATCCAAGACTTCTGGGGCGACCCGCTGACGGCGGGTGCTGCGCAGAGCAACGACGGCAAGGCCGCCTATGTCCAGGTGAATCTAGCTGGCAATCAAGGTGATTCACTCTCGCTGCAGTCGGTCGAGGCCGTGCGCGACGTCGTCGACCACACTCCACGCCCGCACGGTGTCAACACCTATGTCACCGGTGCGGCGCCGTTGTTCGCCGATCAACTCTCGGTCGGCAGCGCGGGCATCGGCAAGGTCACCGTCATCACGATCGTCGTGATCATGGCCATGCTGCTGTTCATCTACCGGTCCATCTCGGCCGCGGTGGTGACGCTGCTGACGGTGCTCGTCGAACTGTCGGCGGCCCGCGGAATCGTCAGCCTGCTGGCCAGTTCCGGGGTCATCGGCCTGTCCACATTCGCGACGAACCTGCTCACGCTGCTGGTCATCGCCGCAGGCACGGACTATGCGATCTTCCTCGTCGGCCGCTACCACGAGGCCCGTCAGCATGGTGAGGATCGCGAAAGCGCTTTCTACACAATGTATCGCGGGACAGCACACGTGATCCTGGGCTCCGGGCTGACGGTGGTCGGCGCGGTCCTGTGTCTGAGTTTCACCCGGCTGCCGTACTTCAGGAGCATGGGCCCCCCGGCCGCGATCGGCGTGTTCGTCGCCCTCGTCGCGGCGCTCACCCTGGCGCCGGCCGTGCTCACCGTGGCCTCGCTGTTCGGTCTACTCGAACCGCGGCGCACGATCCGGACCCGGACGTGGCGGCGGATCGGCACGGCGGTGGTGCGCTGGCCGGGTCCCATTCTGGTGGTCAGCATCGGGGTCGCCCTCATCGGTCTGCTTGCGCTGCCCGGTTACAAGACCAGCTACGACCAGCGCCGGTACCTACCATCCAGCGCTCCGGCGGTCGCCGGGTACGCCGCCGCCGAAAGGCATTTCTCCCAGGCCCGGCTCAACCCCGAGTTGCTGATGATCGAAACCGACCACGACATGCGCAACCCGACCGACATGATCCTGCTGGAACGGGTGGCCAAAGCCATCTTCCACACCCCGGGCATCGCCGAGGTGCAGTCGATCACCCGCCCGCTGGGCACCCCGCTGGACCACACCTCGCTCGGCTTCCAACTCAGCGCGCAGAGCGTCGGCCAGATCGAGAACCTGCCCTTCCAGCAGGCCCGGGCGGCCGACATCCTCAAGCAGGTCGCCGAGATCGACACCTCCATCGACACCCTCAAGCAGCAACTGACGCTGCAGCAGCAGGCCAACGAGGCCACCGACGAGCAAGCCAAGGCGTTCCACCAGACCGTCGAGATCGCCGAGGATCTACGCAACAAGATCGCCAACTTCGACGACTTCTTCCGGCCGCTGCGCAACTACTTCTACTGGGAGCCGCACTGTTTCGATATTCCGGCCTGCGCAGCGCTGCGGTCGGTTTTCGACGCCCTCGACGGTCTCGACGCGCTCACCGATCAGCTGGGCAACGTGACCGCCAGCCTGGACAAGCTGACCGCTCTGCAGCCGAAGTTACTCGCCCTGATCCCCACCCAGATCTCCAGCCAGGAAGCCAACCGCGATCTGGCAATGACGAACTACGCCACCAACTCCGGGATCACCGCCAACAGCGAGGCGAACCTGCAGAACGCGACGGCCATGGGGCAGGCCTTCGACGCCGCCAAGACCGACGACTCCTTCTATCTGCCACCGGAGGTGTTCAGCAACCCGGAGTTCAAACGCGGACTCAACTTGTTCCTGTCCCCGGACGGCAAGGCCGCCCGCATGATCATCACCCATGACGGCGACCCCGCCACCCCCGAGGGGATCGCCCACATCGACGCAATCCGCGCGGCCGCAAAGGATGCCGTCAAGGGCACACCTCTCGGCAGCTCCGACATCTACCTGGGTGGCACGGCGTCGACCTACAAGGACATCAGTGAGGGGGCCAAGTACGACCTGATGATCGCTGCCATCTCGGCGCTCAGCCTCATCCTTCTGATCATGGTGTTCGTGACCCGCAGTCTGGTCGCCGCGATCGTCATCGTCGGAACGGTTGCCCTGTCCCTGGGTGCCTCCTTCGGGCTGTCGGTCCTGCTGTGGCAAGACATCCTGGGCATCCCGCTGTACTGGATCGTTCTCGCGCTGTCGGTCATCCTGCTGCTGGCCGTGGGATCGGACTACAACCTGCTCCTCATCTCCCGATTCAGGGAGGAGATCCACGCCGGGCTGAACACCGGCATCATCCGCGCCATGGTGGGATCCGGATCGGTCGTGACCTCCGCCGGGCTGGTATTCGCCGCGACGATGGCAGCATTCGTGTTCAGCGATCTGCGTGCCATCGGTCAGGTCGGCACCACGATCGCGCTCGGCCTGCTCTTCGACACCCTGATCGTGCGGTCCTTCATGACCCCCTCCATCGCGGCGCTTCTGGGGCGCTGGTTCTGGTGGCCGCAACGGGTACGCCCCCGGCCGGCCAGCCAGATGCTGCAGCCCTACGGCAGCCGCTCGTCGGTGCGCCAACTGCTGCTGTGGGACGACGACGACGAGGACCACGGTCTCGTCGCGGCCAAGGAGACCTCATGACCCAAAGCCTCTGGGGTGTACTGACGCTGATCTCCTACGCGGCGATCTTGGTGTTCTCCGCGTGCGCTTTCGTGTTGGTGCAGCGTCTGCTTCGACGCGAGCCCACCGCGTTGAGCGAAGAAGTGGGCAGCGCCACGACCGTGCTGCGCAAGGTCCGCAAGAAAGAGCCGATGTCGGCCGACGAGCTGGCCTACGCCACGCAGATCATCACCGATCGCGGGTCGTTTCTGGCGTTCTGCATCCCCGCCGTCATCATCTCCGTCGGATGCATCTATGTGTTCGGCAGCCTCGAACAGTTGCACGGTCGGCAGCCGTCCATCCGAACCTTCATCGGACTCATCCCCATGCTGGCGGGCACCAACCTGACCATCCAGCTGCTCCGGGTCGCGAAGCTGAAGCGCCGGCTGCCGGCGGTCCCGGTCTCAGCCCCGGCGCAGCAGGACAGCCTTCTCGAACGGTAGCGCCGAGAAGATCGGTCGCCACAGCCCCGAAACATGCTCAGCTGCTTGGTCTTTGGATGTGACGCGCGGATCGGAGATGGCGAAGGTCCGCCCGTAGCGTTTGAGTCGTCCACCGCCGGCCGCGGTGATGTTCTTCAACCAGTCCCGGTCGGGGCCGTAGGTGAGCAGGACGGCCACCCCCTCGTCGGTGGTGAACACCGTCAGTGGCGTGCGGAACTGACGCCCCGACTTCCGGCCGATGTGCTCAAGAATCCCCATCGTCGGGATGTAGCCCGCCCAGAGGCGCTGCACCGGGTTGGTCACATGCCGGTTGAACCGGGCCAACCATTGCGGTAGTTGCATCTCCCCATCACACTCGCACCTATGGCCTATCTCAAGCCCTCCTGGTTCACCGCGAACGTGTTCAACAAGATCGCGATGGCGACCGGTATGTCGGGCACCGAGAGCCTGACCCTGACCGCTCGCAGCAGCGGAGCAATGCAGACGATTCCGGTGGTCACCGTCGAGGTGGATGGCACCCGCTATCTGGTGTCCACCAGGGGCGAGTCGCAGTGGGTAAAGAATGTGCGGGCCAAACCTGCCGTCACCCTCACCACCAAGTCTGGTGCCACCCCGTACCGCGCGGCGGAAGTTCCTCTGGCACAACGCGGCCCGATCCTGGATGCCTACCGGCGGAAGCTAGGTAAGACGGTCGACGGCTACTTCGCCAAGCTGCCCGACCCGGCCGATCACCCGGTATTCAGTCTCAGCCCTGCCTGAACCCGCATCGGTTCTGCTGACAGATCGCGATTCGGGCCCAAAAACAGGCTCTGTGAGCAGAGCCGATTCAGCCGAGGCCCAGCGTCAGCCGCCCGTCGCGGGATTCCAGTTCGACCAGTTCCGGGCAGCGGCGCTGGAGTTCGCCGACCAGCCGCCCCCGCAGCGTGTGCTCGGCGGCCGGGCAACTCTCACAGGCCCCACCGAGCGCAATCGTCACCACATCGCCGGCCCGTGCCGCGGTCACCGAACCGCCGTGCGAGCGCACGAAGTCACCGACTGAGCCGTCCAGCAGATCGGCGGTCACCCGCGCCAAGACCTCCCCGGGTGACGCCTCGATCACCCAACTCTGCGGGTGAGACAACGCTTCGCGCAGCGCCACCGACACCGCCGGGCCGTGGTCACGCCAGGACAGCCCGTCGCGCAGCCACAGCCAGACCGCGGTCTGCTCGACCAGCCCGGCGGTCAGCGTGCTCTCAGCCAACAGCCGGCCCAGCTCACCCGGGGCGGCCACCACCCGGCCAACAGGGACACCGTCGGTGCCGACCACCCAGCGCACCGCTTGTGGCTCGCCGCTCACCCGCTCGGGGTGCAGCGCGATCACCACAGCGCCGCCACCGCCGAACGGGCCGCAAACGCCAGCCCCCACGCCAGCACGAACATGTAGACCCAGGCGATCAGCGGCCACTTCCACGATCCGGTTTCACGCCGCAGCACACCCACCGTCGACATGCACTGCAGCGCGAACATGAAGAACACCAGCAGCGCGGCGATCGTCGGCGCGTCGAAGAGCAACCGGCCCTGAGACGGCCCGCTCTGCACCCGCATCGCCTGCAGCGACTCGGCGGGATTCTCGGGGTCCTGCGCGGCG
Encoded here:
- a CDS encoding MMPL/RND family transporter — encoded protein: MTEQPVDDTVLKIARTIRRLSVPIVLLWLLIAATTNVFVPLLEDVGKAHNVSLISPDSPSLQAMKRMGKVFEEYDSDSMAMIVLEGDQPLGPQAHQYYDTLVRKLVADTKHVQHIQDFWGDPLTAGAAQSNDGKAAYVQVNLAGNQGDSLSLQSVEAVRDVVDHTPRPHGVNTYVTGAAPLFADQLSVGSAGIGKVTVITIVVIMAMLLFIYRSISAAVVTLLTVLVELSAARGIVSLLASSGVIGLSTFATNLLTLLVIAAGTDYAIFLVGRYHEARQHGEDRESAFYTMYRGTAHVILGSGLTVVGAVLCLSFTRLPYFRSMGPPAAIGVFVALVAALTLAPAVLTVASLFGLLEPRRTIRTRTWRRIGTAVVRWPGPILVVSIGVALIGLLALPGYKTSYDQRRYLPSSAPAVAGYAAAERHFSQARLNPELLMIETDHDMRNPTDMILLERVAKAIFHTPGIAEVQSITRPLGTPLDHTSLGFQLSAQSVGQIENLPFQQARAADILKQVAEIDTSIDTLKQQLTLQQQANEATDEQAKAFHQTVEIAEDLRNKIANFDDFFRPLRNYFYWEPHCFDIPACAALRSVFDALDGLDALTDQLGNVTASLDKLTALQPKLLALIPTQISSQEANRDLAMTNYATNSGITANSEANLQNATAMGQAFDAAKTDDSFYLPPEVFSNPEFKRGLNLFLSPDGKAARMIITHDGDPATPEGIAHIDAIRAAAKDAVKGTPLGSSDIYLGGTASTYKDISEGAKYDLMIAAISALSLILLIMVFVTRSLVAAIVIVGTVALSLGASFGLSVLLWQDILGIPLYWIVLALSVILLLAVGSDYNLLLISRFREEIHAGLNTGIIRAMVGSGSVVTSAGLVFAATMAAFVFSDLRAIGQVGTTIALGLLFDTLIVRSFMTPSIAALLGRWFWWPQRVRPRPASQMLQPYGSRSSVRQLLLWDDDDEDHGLVAAKETS
- a CDS encoding nitroreductase family deazaflavin-dependent oxidoreductase produces the protein MQLPQWLARFNRHVTNPVQRLWAGYIPTMGILEHIGRKSGRQFRTPLTVFTTDEGVAVLLTYGPDRDWLKNITAAGGGRLKRYGRTFAISDPRVTSKDQAAEHVSGLWRPIFSALPFEKAVLLRRG
- a CDS encoding nitroreductase/quinone reductase family protein encodes the protein MAYLKPSWFTANVFNKIAMATGMSGTESLTLTARSSGAMQTIPVVTVEVDGTRYLVSTRGESQWVKNVRAKPAVTLTTKSGATPYRAAEVPLAQRGPILDAYRRKLGKTVDGYFAKLPDPADHPVFSLSPA
- a CDS encoding NifU family protein; the protein is MVIALHPERVSGEPQAVRWVVGTDGVPVGRVVAAPGELGRLLAESTLTAGLVEQTAVWLWLRDGLSWRDHGPAVSVALREALSHPQSWVIEASPGEVLARVTADLLDGSVGDFVRSHGGSVTAARAGDVVTIALGGACESCPAAEHTLRGRLVGELQRRCPELVELESRDGRLTLGLG